TCGCACCCGGTGACCGTGTTGTCAGCACGTTTTTCCCCACCTGGCTTGGTGGCGCGCCAGAGGTGATCGGCTTCACCACCGTGCCGGGTGATGGCGTGGATGGCTATGCACGCGAGGACGTGACCGCGCCCGCCACCTCCTTTACCCATGCGCCGCGCGGCTGGTCGCATGCCGAGGCGGCAACGCTGACCACGGCGGGGCTGACGGCATGGCGCGCGCTGTTTGTTGATGATGCCGTAAAGCCCGGTGATACGGTGCTGGTGCAGGGCACGGGCGGCGTGTCGATCTTCGCACTGCAATTTGCCAAGATGGCAGGGGCTACGGTCATCGCCACCTCATCGAGCGCTGCCAAGCTCGAGCGCCTGCGCGCCCTTGGCGCAGACCATGTCATCAATTACCGCGAAAACCCGCAATGGGGTGCCACCGCATGGGAACTGACCGGCGGCCGGGGCGTGGACCATATCATCGAGGTCGGTGGCCCTGCCACGCTGGCGCAGTCGATGGCGGCCATCCGGGTCGCGGGCCATATTTCCGTCATTGGTATCCTGACAGGTGTTGCAGGGCAGCTTGAAGTGGTGCCCATGCTGCTCAAGCAGTTCCGGCTGCAGGGCGTGCTGGTGGGCAGCAGGGCTGACCAGCGTTCCATGGTGCGGGCCTTTGAGGGCAATGGCATTCGCCCGATCATCGACCGCAGCTTTGCGCTTGAAGATATTGTGGCGGCTTTCCGTTATCAGGAAAGCAACCAGCATTTTGGCAAGATCTGCCTGGAGTTCTGAAAAACAGGTCAAAAGAGTAAAACGCGATCGGACGCCGCCTTTATTTCAAAAGGCGGCGCTTTTTCTGTAACGCCTGTGCAGGCTGCTTGCTAGATCAGGCCATAACGGGAGAGCAGGTCGCCAATTTCCGTGCCCTCGGTCATGTGGTGCACCACGCCCGATGCGGGGATCTTGCGCGCATCGCGCAGTTCGGCTGCGGCCTGTAGCAGCATGCGTACATCGTAAACGCTGCCAAATACTTCCGGCACGGCACGGTCAATGTCGAGCAGCGTATAGACCGCCTCCATTGCGGTGCGGACCGAATATTCGGTCGTGAACACCGTATCGCGCGGGGTTTCCGCAAACTGGCCCAGAAAAGCGAGGTTGATGCTGCCCTCGGGCACCACCTTTGGCCGGTCGCCTGCCGCGCGTGGCATGAACTGCGCGGTGATGAAGGGCATCATGCACGGATGGGTGGTGGCACCCGTTGCAGCCATGTCGTCAATCTTGTCTTCCGGCACACCCATGTGGAACAGCCATTCGCGCGTGATTTCCTCGCCGGTGCATTCCTGCATGGGTTTCTTGACGTAATTGCCCGGCACGTCGCTGAACAGGCCGTACAGCCACGCCACCATCTGCCCTTCAGGCTGGCCCTTGAAATGCGGCTGCCGGCTGACCACCCAGCTCATCAGCCACGCAGAATCGCGGATGGTGATCGGCCCGCCCGTAACCGTGCGGCCAGAGAAGGGATCGCGCCCCGTGACCTTGCGCACGAGATCTGGAATGCGCGCATCGCGCGTGGTGACGGTAGCGGACTCCCAGCGTGATTTCGTGGTGTCGCCACAGAACACGTCAGGCCGCCCGAAAGCAGGGTCCTGTGCCGCGATGTTACGCCACAACTGCCAGATATTGCCCTCGGCAATGCCGGTTTCGATCGGGGCAGGGGTATGGTGGTCGCCCCAGCGGGAGTTTTCCACCATGGAGCCATTGGTCACGAACACCAGATCATCCGCCTTGATGTCGATCCCATTGGACTGGCCATTCTCGAGCAGGTCGATGCGGGTTGCGACCTTTCTCCCGCCTGCCGTATCGACACGCACATTGGTCGCCTGCACGCCATGGCGGAACACCACGCCCTGCTCGGCCAGCCACGTGGCGAGCGGCTTGCTGAGGGATTCCTGCTGGTTGAAACGGGTGAATTTGAGCGTGTGCAGGTCTTTGAGGCCCAGGATCTGATGCACGAAGCGGGCGAGGTAGCGCTTCATCTCGATGGCGCTATGCCATGTCTCGAACGCGAACATGGAGCGCCAGAACAGCCAGAAATTCGATTTCATGAAATCGGCTGACAGTACATCGCTGATCATCTTGCCATCGAGCCTGTCTTCATCCGTCAGGATCAGGGTCAGGATTTCGCGCCGTGCCTTGCCGGTCAGGGTCAGGCTGTCACGGTCGGGCAGGGGCTGGCCGCGCTCCTGCATGGCGCGGATGGGGCTGCTGCTGGGGTCGGCGCGGTTGAGGCGGTAGAACTCATCAAGCACGGAGGCGCCGGGCACTTCGAGCGACGGGATCGAGCGGTACAGATCCCACAGGCACTGGAACTGCTCTTCCATTTCCCGCCCGCCGCGAATGAGCCAGCCGGTCTCGGCATTGCCCGTGCCATCAAGCGCGCCGCCATTGTCGCCTGAGGCTTCAAGAATGGTGATGCGTGCCGGGGGCATGCCCGCATCACGGATCAGGAAGGCGGCGGCGGCCATGCCACCAAGGCCGCCGCCTATGATCCAGGCTGCGCGGGTCTCAATCCCGGCGGGCTTTTCGGGGCGGACGAATGCTTCAAAATTGCTATGGGCATATCTCATGG
This is a stretch of genomic DNA from Komagataeibacter xylinus. It encodes these proteins:
- a CDS encoding NAD(P)-dependent alcohol dehydrogenase encodes the protein MPRTVIVQPPGGFDHVTMSDQPARAPGHGEIRVRLHASSLNYHDYAVVSGMWAPTVPRIPMADGAGEVLEVGAGVSEFAPGDRVVSTFFPTWLGGAPEVIGFTTVPGDGVDGYAREDVTAPATSFTHAPRGWSHAEAATLTTAGLTAWRALFVDDAVKPGDTVLVQGTGGVSIFALQFAKMAGATVIATSSSAAKLERLRALGADHVINYRENPQWGATAWELTGGRGVDHIIEVGGPATLAQSMAAIRVAGHISVIGILTGVAGQLEVVPMLLKQFRLQGVLVGSRADQRSMVRAFEGNGIRPIIDRSFALEDIVAAFRYQESNQHFGKICLEF
- a CDS encoding oleate hydratase, producing MRYAHSNFEAFVRPEKPAGIETRAAWIIGGGLGGMAAAAFLIRDAGMPPARITILEASGDNGGALDGTGNAETGWLIRGGREMEEQFQCLWDLYRSIPSLEVPGASVLDEFYRLNRADPSSSPIRAMQERGQPLPDRDSLTLTGKARREILTLILTDEDRLDGKMISDVLSADFMKSNFWLFWRSMFAFETWHSAIEMKRYLARFVHQILGLKDLHTLKFTRFNQQESLSKPLATWLAEQGVVFRHGVQATNVRVDTAGGRKVATRIDLLENGQSNGIDIKADDLVFVTNGSMVENSRWGDHHTPAPIETGIAEGNIWQLWRNIAAQDPAFGRPDVFCGDTTKSRWESATVTTRDARIPDLVRKVTGRDPFSGRTVTGGPITIRDSAWLMSWVVSRQPHFKGQPEGQMVAWLYGLFSDVPGNYVKKPMQECTGEEITREWLFHMGVPEDKIDDMAATGATTHPCMMPFITAQFMPRAAGDRPKVVPEGSINLAFLGQFAETPRDTVFTTEYSVRTAMEAVYTLLDIDRAVPEVFGSVYDVRMLLQAAAELRDARKIPASGVVHHMTEGTEIGDLLSRYGLI